One genomic region from Myripristis murdjan chromosome 7, fMyrMur1.1, whole genome shotgun sequence encodes:
- the mrgbp gene encoding MRG/MORF4L-binding protein, with amino-acid sequence MGEADVTLAQADEKPPDSGLVPGEDSVVWSHEVEVCLFHAMLGHKPVGVNRHFHMICIRDKFSQNIGRQVSSSVIWDHLGTMYDMQALHESEILPFPNSEKSFSLPDDIIQEVKEGKLASEEETKEEFRMEREPPATHEEGSNSSVKLSERASSSRDKERERDREKAGSEGGGGGGGGGGGGGGGGGGAGGKEAEKRKRSRAAEKLLSSSNPASPGGAKRRRT; translated from the exons ATGGGGGAGGCGGACGTCACGCTCGCTCAGGCCGACGAGAAGCCGCCGGACTCCGGGTTGGTTCCCGGCGAGGACTCGGTGGTCTGGAGCCACGAGGTGGAAGTCTGTCTGTTTCACGCGATGCTGGGACACAAACCCGTCG gagtGAACCGACACTTCCACATGATCTGCATCAGAGACAAGTTCAGCCAGAACATCGGCAGGCAGGTGTCCTCCTCCGTCATCTGGGACCATCTGGGGACCATGTACGACATGCAGGCTCtg CACGAGTCGGAGATCTTGCCGTTCCCAAACTCAGAGAAGAGTTTCTCTCTGCCCGACGACATCATCCAAGAAGTTAAAGAAG ggaagCTGGCCTCAGAGGAGGAGACCAAAGAGGAGTTCAGGATGGAGAGAGAACCTCCTGCCACACATGAAGAAG gcaGCAACTCGTCGGTGAAGCTGTCGGAGCGAGCGAGCAGCAGCCgggacaaggagagagagcgggacagagagaaggcagggagcgagggaggaggaggcggagggggcggaggaggtggaggagggggaggaggaggaggagcgggagggAAGGAGgcggagaagaggaagaggagccgaGCCGCCGAGaagctgctgtcctcctccaaCCCTGCAAGTCCAGGAGGAGCCAAGAGGAGGCGCACctga